The genomic interval TCCTTCTCGAGCGGCCACTGGCCCCTTAGGTTCGGCTGTTCCCAAGCCCGGAAAGCCCAGATGGACTTTTCCACGCAATTGAGCAAGATCAAAACGGCAAAATACATGTTGTAGTCAATCTTGACTTTGCTGTCTTGCAGCACACGCTGCATGCCAGTCAACAGCGCTTTGCTAGTGGCCGCTGCTTTTCTCTCTGTGGCCGCGGCAAGCTGAAGACAGATTGTATGGAACAATTCGCCATCTGTCTCTTCCTTGATGATCCTGGGCTGAAGCTCGTTCTCCCCGTTCTTGACGGTGATGGTCCACTGTCGCTCGCGATCCAGTATTTCAACCAGACCCCACAACTCAAGGGACTTcttgagaagctcatcaTTGGTTCTTGTCGCAACGTCGACGGCAGTCTGCAAAGTAATGCGCATAAACTGTGATGGCTCGCGCCGAATCATTTCTGGCAAGACCTCGCGCATGTACGTCTCCACTCGAGCAGGAACGTCTtggttgtcgttgtcaaGCATGGCGATGTGGTAGCTGGAGGGATGGTCTTCTGCTATGCTTGCATCAAGCAGCTTCCCCTCCGCATCCCTCTCAGGCTCGCTCTGTAGAACGAGCAGCTGAAGTCGAGACTCGTAGTCCGGGAAATGACAAGCTTCAATCAAGATTccatggtgttgaagagCCACAGTATGCTTGATCCCATTTACCCGGGCCTGGGCGAGGACTATTTGTACTCCGGCAGAGTACAGGTCCAACTGTTCTGAGAACTTGGTGCGCACGCACCCATTGCGCCACACGCGAGGTGATAGCACTTTGCGACAGGTATCACAGGGCGAACCCTGAGAGCACGTCTTTCGCAGCACGCGGCAACGAATGCAGGCTCCAATCTTGCGGACTTCCTGGACCTCCTTTCTCCTGTCAGGGTTGAACCGAGCGCGAGAATGTCGCGACTTGGCACCATTGGCGGTGTCGAGGCGGAACCCTCCCTTCGCGTGGGGCGCAGGAGGTTGAGGCAACGGGCTGTTCAGAGGCATCTGGAAAGAAGCCGCCGCGTAGTTGCCATCTACCCAAGCCGGCGCATCGCTCGTTACCGGAATCATAGGAGCATTGGGCATGGTAGTGACTGGAATTCCAGAACTCTGGATCAGGGACTCGGGAAGCGCAGGCGGTGTGGGCGTCGGCGGTGGTTGGTCCTCCAGCCCAGACTGCTCAGGGGTCGAGATATTGCTGTTTTCGGCTACGGCAGCAGCtacggcagcagcagcagccgcggCCACAGCGGCGGTATTCGCTTGATTCGCAGCCTCTGTCACGGCCGCAACAGTCGCCTCATCGGCTAGAAGCTCGGGATCCAGGAATGCTGGGTGCAGGCGAGCagtcgcagcagcagccattgAAATGTTGGCAGAATCGGTATTGGCTTCATTTTCTGCGCGTAGTATTTCTTGGAGTCGCTCGTCGGTAATGAGGCCTCTGTCGCCGGCGTTCGGCGACGGCGGCTCAACTGAGAATGGCGGTCAGCAAAGCATCTCCCCCAACATTTTGTTGCAAAACCCACCCTTCGGGTCTTTCTGCGCATCAATGTCCTGATTCAACGGCGGATTGTCAAAATTGAATTGATCTTGCATATCAAAGCGTTCTCCAGGCTGCGCAGTCCCCAAATGGGTATTTGGGATTGCGCCCGTCATCTGGCCGCGATCGTCATTCTTCTCATTCAAGTCGATTTGTCTCGAGACCTCAGCCAGCACTCCAAGAGCAGTCCAGTCGCGCGACGTCATAGGAAGGTCGACCGAAGAGCCATCGGAGACCTGGGGGTGAGCATGAGCCTGCTGGTTCTGCTGGAATGTCTTGGATGCATGGCCCATCCCCGAGAGGGTGAGCAACGCGCTGACTCGATCGGCTTCGCTGATGGCAGGGCATTTCTTGGTGAGATGGCTCGTCAGGCTGTCGAGGCGACCGCGAGGGAAGTGTTCACCACATCTGCATTGATTCCACGAGAGAGAGTTAGCAATTGAACATTGGACGGCGAGGTCAGTGTGTCGCAATATAAAGGCGGTCGGGTCTGGCGGCGGCTGGTAGGCGGTGGGCTTACGATTTGCAGGTATGAGGGTAGCGATTGCTCTGGTCCTGCAACTTGGGTCCTCTTTCGAAGTATTGCAGAATCAGGGCATTAGGCCGTCTGCCCATTGTCGCGATCAAACGGCCGGCCGGGCGGTCTGTGGGGCGAAAGCTATATACGTGCGGTGACGGTTTACAGCGAGAGTCGGAGAGGGGTCTTTTGGTGATGTGAAAATACTGCCGGTTTAAAAAAGTTGGCGGTCAGAAGGTTTGGTCATCCAGTCCTTGCCGTGTTGGGATGGGTgctcagcccagccagcccagtgGGTCTAGTGGGTCACGTGGCTGGCCCGACTGCCAGGTTCACCAGCACACTCACTATGGTAATACAGCACGGATTGAAATGCTCCGGTAATACGAAGAAAAGTAGCACACCAAGACCAGATTATCCGTCTGGGACTTCTAGGAAGTATCAATTCCCAAGATGCCAAGTAAATATCCAAGAAAGTATGTCATCACGAGCCTACCCTCTAGGCATGAGGTCAACACACACCTGTTAATGAACTGTGGCATCCACACGGGTAAATATCGCTGTATGGTGTGTAACGAATTACCTGCATGCCGATCAAAAAAGAATTCCCCTACCCCGGTTGGCATCCCGCCCGTCGGGTTCTTGGCAGGCGTCAGTTAACGATGACATGAAGCCTAGTTGCTGGGGTCCCATTGTGTGCTGGACTGTGCTGTGCTGCGCTGTTCTGGCATATGAAGCATGCGGACGCCTCGGGGCACACACGCAGGCGGCATCCTCAAAACCCCGAttgctcagcctcctcctctcatGGATCACCGTCCACATCCACAGCTATCTATTTGTGTTCCGTTCCTGAGAAGCCGACCGTCTCACCTTCCCGGCCCTCAGTGACCTCACCATGTGTGAACACCCCCTTTATAACAAGGGCACGCTAGGAAGGATAAGCTTTAATTAGCTAACTGAGCTCCATCtcccacaacaccatcccagtATTGCAACCAGCCAAACCAGATCCAGAACATTTTCAGTGCCCTTCTCGAACAAATCTCGCCTCTTGCAACTACATTCCCTCAAGTCTCAGCACCAGTGTCGTCCTGCCAACTCAGCACATTGGCTCACTTGGCTCATGATCGGACCAATGTTCTCATGAAACTACTGTGTACCCGAAGACCAACACAATCTTTACCGAGCCTTCCGTCTGTTTGATACGGCAACTTTCGCTACCTTGAGCTGATGATCTACGTCATATATTTCCTACCGATTTGACGCGCAGTCATAGTCACgggcaaaacaaaacaacgatgcttctcctccaccaatcTGGCAGCGTCAAGATTGGCGAGGTGGTGCGCTACACAGTCACTTACACCCCCTCGGCAGATCGCATCCTCCCATCGCCAGAGTTCCTGTACTTGCGCATCAAGAATACTTGTGCCATTGCTCTTCGCGCAGCCTTCGTTCACGGTCCTTACACACTCTCGGTTGCCGCCTACCCATCCCATTTCGATCCGAACGAGAAGTTTGAAGAGCCTCGTCGCTATGGCGTCCCCGAGTTCGAACCAATGCTCAAGGCCGGTGCGGCCTGGAACTGCCACTTGGTAGTGCCCGACAATATCAGACAGTCTGCCGGCGAAGGATGCAGTCAACATGGATACTTTGGAAAAGGACCAGAGCACGACGGGGAGAGTGTATCTTGGATCATCGAGGTTGCGTCGCAAGTGGTTTTTTCGACTTCGGCGGCTGTGCACTACGAAGTTCTGTTGGCACGAGACGAGAAATCGTTGAACCTGGGCTCTGTTGTACCCGTAATAGGAGGTCAGTCACAAGCACCACAGCCAGGGCGGATCAGCGACTTCCAACAGAGTGCGGGTGCTATCAAGGACCATCCGGCGCAACAAAAAGGTGTTTTCTCCAGGGCAGTCCACCTGAAAGTTGAGGATACAGCAAGTTTGTGGAACACGCCCCAGCTTCCAGGATGGGACGACATAGGTTGGCTACGGGCAAGGagcgaaggaggagctgatgCCCCAGTAGAGCCTGTGATGGCCAGTGGCAAGCCCGAAGACAGGCGCCCCAGACGGTCATTCAAACAGAGAAAGGTCCATCTCGTGATTCTCACACACGGCCTGCACAGCAATCTGGGCGCCGATATGTTGTTTTTGAAGGAAAGCATAGATGCTGGAGTCAAAAAGGCCAAAGCGGATGTCAAAGCCCGAAAAGCCCGAGAGCGGGCagccaagaagaaagaagcaaCGCCTGCCGGGGCAGACACTGAGGGAAATGCTAATACCGAAATCCCCGAGTCAGTGGGCGAGGAAAATaaggatgaagatgaggacgacgaggacgacgaggaagtc from Podospora pseudoanserina strain CBS 124.78 chromosome 6, whole genome shotgun sequence carries:
- a CDS encoding hypothetical protein (EggNog:ENOG503NY6A) — its product is MGRRPNALILQYFERGPKLQDQSNRYPHTCKSCGEHFPRGRLDSLTSHLTKKCPAISEADRVSALLTLSGMGHASKTFQQNQQAHAHPQVSDGSSVDLPMTSRDWTALGVLAEVSRQIDLNEKNDDRGQMTGAIPNTHLGTAQPGERFDMQDQFNFDNPPLNQDIDAQKDPKVEPPSPNAGDRGLITDERLQEILRAENEANTDSANISMAAAATARLHPAFLDPELLADEATVAAVTEAANQANTAAVAAAAAAAVAAAVAENSNISTPEQSGLEDQPPPTPTPPALPESLIQSSGIPVTTMPNAPMIPVTSDAPAWVDGNYAAASFQMPLNSPLPQPPAPHAKGGFRLDTANGAKSRHSRARFNPDRRKEVQEVRKIGACIRCRVLRKTCSQGSPCDTCRKVLSPRVWRNGCVRTKFSEQLDLYSAGVQIVLAQARVNGIKHTVALQHHGILIEACHFPDYESRLQLLVLQSEPERDAEGKLLDASIAEDHPSSYHIAMLDNDNQDVPARVETYMREVLPEMIRREPSQFMRITLQTAVDVATRTNDELLKKSLELWGLVEILDRERQWTITVKNGENELQPRIIKEETDGELFHTICLQLAAATERKAAATSKALLTGMQRVLQDSKVKIDYNMYFAVLILLNCVEKSIWAFRAWEQPNLRGQWPLEKDPGSFAQQGSVIAELLHMLLGIRKALPRTSRRESDGKLVTDDANPLIQAYFEAIDLDFATVKAKQDQPNFSPTDPRSFELLFCSTLLLPPSSD